One genomic window of Bremerella sp. JC817 includes the following:
- a CDS encoding DNA methyltransferase, whose product MGRNTSSATPFQLMPDLPSWEYVALKQSIRQHGVIVPIVKDENGTIIDGHHRERACRELKIRDIPTITLGGLTDEQKRDHALVLNMVRRKITRKQMRQIIATELRRTPDISNQWLAEILGSTDKTVESVRRELIAGSEIPMLDSYRAKDGKRYPATRLYTEREKQADRARAALATLGEKAPRKAVTLKQLERDAKKEERKSRTRVRYRKPDDHAPIRLYHSDFRDLERIARIQPGSVDLILTDVPYDREFTKQFDDLGAFASRVLKDGGVFCVYLGVVQVADAIKSFTKHLEYRATAFSSWLGDGPVIQPLQCVTQTTPVLVFSKGKWTRTTRWYNSFHNSAAEQELHEWQKPLADVEHWLLSFSDPGDLICDPCAGSGSTAAVCRRHNRRFVGGDIDRDAVRLAQTRLKEETQVCDTPVLSLGRAK is encoded by the coding sequence ATGGGGCGAAACACTTCTTCTGCAACGCCATTCCAGTTAATGCCGGACCTGCCGAGTTGGGAGTACGTGGCACTAAAACAGTCGATCCGACAGCATGGCGTCATCGTGCCCATCGTGAAGGACGAAAACGGCACGATCATCGATGGGCATCACCGAGAGCGAGCCTGTCGAGAATTGAAGATCCGAGACATCCCGACGATTACGCTGGGCGGATTGACCGACGAACAGAAGCGGGACCATGCACTTGTATTGAACATGGTTCGCCGCAAGATCACTCGCAAGCAGATGCGACAGATCATCGCCACCGAGCTTCGACGAACGCCGGACATCTCAAATCAATGGCTCGCAGAGATCCTTGGCTCAACCGACAAGACTGTGGAGTCGGTTCGTCGGGAACTCATCGCAGGGTCGGAAATTCCGATGCTCGATTCGTACCGAGCCAAGGACGGTAAGCGGTATCCGGCGACTCGGCTCTACACAGAACGGGAGAAGCAGGCGGACCGGGCCAGAGCCGCACTCGCAACGCTGGGCGAGAAAGCTCCCCGCAAGGCCGTTACATTGAAACAACTCGAACGGGACGCCAAGAAAGAGGAGCGAAAGAGCCGAACACGAGTGAGATACCGAAAACCGGATGACCACGCTCCAATTCGCCTCTATCACTCTGACTTTCGAGATCTTGAACGAATTGCTCGCATCCAGCCGGGTAGCGTGGACCTCATTTTGACGGACGTGCCCTACGACCGAGAGTTCACGAAGCAGTTCGATGATCTTGGAGCGTTTGCTTCACGTGTGTTGAAGGATGGCGGCGTATTCTGCGTCTATCTTGGTGTCGTCCAAGTCGCTGATGCGATTAAGTCATTCACAAAGCATCTCGAATACCGGGCCACGGCGTTCTCGTCATGGCTTGGAGACGGACCGGTCATTCAGCCATTGCAGTGCGTAACGCAGACAACGCCTGTGCTAGTTTTCTCGAAAGGGAAATGGACTCGCACCACTCGCTGGTACAACTCTTTCCACAACTCGGCGGCTGAGCAAGAGCTTCACGAATGGCAAAAGCCGCTGGCTGACGTGGAGCACTGGTTGCTGTCATTTAGTGATCCGGGCGATTTGATCTGCGACCCATGTGCCGGAAGCGGCAGTACCGCCGCAGTTTGTCGCCGTCATAACAGACGCTTTGTGGGTGGCGACATTGATCGAGATGCCGTTCGGCTGGCTCAAACTCGCTTGAAGGAAGAAACGCAAGTGTGCGACACGCCCGTCCTGTCGTTAGGAAGGGCAAAGTAA
- a CDS encoding NADAR family protein, whose product MILIRKVKDEYGWLGNMSPHPVSHVGKAYRTAEALFQALRFDQDEIIESIREQKSPMAAKMKAKKHRDRMVVVPLSEADLDNMRLVLRLKLLQHPKLRTLLLATGDQEIIEDCTKRPRGSGLFWGAAEANSQWIGENWLGRLWMELRAELKPHNRSETCELADRV is encoded by the coding sequence ATGATTCTGATTCGCAAGGTCAAAGACGAGTACGGCTGGCTCGGAAACATGTCGCCACACCCTGTCTCGCACGTGGGTAAGGCATATCGAACCGCTGAGGCACTCTTTCAAGCTCTTCGATTTGATCAGGACGAAATTATCGAATCCATCCGAGAACAGAAGTCGCCAATGGCGGCAAAGATGAAAGCCAAGAAGCATCGGGATCGCATGGTCGTTGTGCCGTTGAGTGAGGCCGACCTCGACAACATGAGATTGGTGCTGCGACTCAAATTGCTGCAACACCCGAAACTTCGAACTCTCCTGCTCGCCACCGGTGATCAGGAGATTATCGAAGATTGCACGAAGCGACCACGTGGATCTGGCCTGTTTTGGGGTGCGGCAGAAGCCAACAGCCAGTGGATTGGAGAGAACTGGCTGGGTCGTCTTTGGATGGAACTGAGGGCGGAGCTAAAGCCGCATAACCGCTCGGAAACATGTGAGCTTGCGGACCGGGTATGA
- a CDS encoding DUF2493 domain-containing protein, producing the protein MAVATSTIVNYLKQRHASAPLSVLIHGAANGADTLAGEWASRNGIEVVACPADWKRYGRGAGPLRNRAMLELAPDLLVAFPGGKGTDHMISAAEQKGITIRHA; encoded by the coding sequence CTGGCGGTCGCAACTTCGACAATCGTAAATTACTTGAAACAACGCCACGCTTCTGCCCCTCTATCTGTCTTGATTCATGGTGCAGCGAATGGTGCTGACACTCTCGCTGGCGAATGGGCTTCTCGAAACGGCATCGAAGTTGTCGCCTGTCCTGCCGATTGGAAACGATATGGTCGAGGAGCGGGGCCATTAAGGAATCGAGCAATGCTCGAATTGGCTCCCGACCTCTTAGTTGCATTTCCGGGCGGAAAGGGAACAGACCACATGATTTCCGCCGCTGAACAGAAAGGAATCACGATCCGGCACGCCTGA